DNA sequence from the Streptomyces canus genome:
CGGCCGGCCTGCATGCTGTCCAGGCTGTTGAAGGACTGGCTCATCGAGCCGTCGCTCTTCACGAAGCGGTCGACGTAGTCCTTGATGTAGGTCAGGTAGCGGGTGTCATGGGTGCGCTCGTACGCGAGGTACTGGCCGTAGAGGTACAGGCCGACCGGGTAGGACCAGCCACCGATGCTGCTCGGTGTGAAGCGGGCCATGGTCGACTCGACCATCGCCACGGACCAGTCCCGGTCCGGGGACGGGCCGGTCGGGGAGCCGGCGGCCGGGGGTGCGGCGGCCGGCACTGTGACCAGGGTCGCGGCGGCGAGCGCAAGGGTCGTCAGAGCCGTGCGAAGACGACGGCGTCTCATGTTCCTCCCTCTCCGTGAGCCAGGAGACACGGGAAACATCGGATGAAAGCCAGAGTGGATTCACATCTGTGAACTGAGTTCAGGATTCCGCCCGTTGGCGCGATCCAGAGTCGCGGTAGGACCGTCGGCGGTCAATGGTCTGTACCGAAGAGGTCGGATGCATTTCCGGCCAATTTCAGCCACCGCCCACTGACTGGCGGGTCTGTTCGGACGGATTCCGCGGTCAGGAATGCATCACGGCTCGTGATCGTTGACGATAGGAGTGCCATCTGACGACAACCGTAAGGATCAAGAGCTCGTGAGCAGCAAGGTCCCCCCGATCATCCTCAACAACGGTGTCGAGATGCCCAAGCTGGGTTTCGGCGTCTGGCAGGTGCCGGACGACGAGGCCGAGCGCGCGGTCGCCACGGCGCTCGAGGCCGGGTACCGCAGCATCGACACAGCGGCGATCTACGGCAATGAAGTGGGCACCGGAAAGGCGATCGCCTCCTCCGGAGTGGCCCGCGAGGACATCTTCGTCACCACCAAGCTCTGGAACAGCGACCAGGGCTACGACTCGACCCTGCGCGCTTTCGACACCTCGCTGGAGAAGCTCGGCCTGGACTACGTGGACCTGTACCTCATCCACTGGCCCACACCCTCCCGTGACCTGTACGTCGACAGCTACAAGGCGTTCGAGAAGCTGCATGCCGACGGCCGGATCCGAGCCATCGGCGTCTCCAACTTCGAACCCGACCACCTGGAGCGGCTGATCGCCGAGACGTCCGTCGTCCCGGCCGTCGACCAGATCGAGCTGCACCCGCACCTTCAGCAGCACGCGGCCCGTGAGTACCACGCGGAGCAGGGCATCGCCACCGAGGCCTGGTCGCCGCTCGGCTCCGGCAAGGGTCTCCTGGAGGTCCCGGCCATCGTGGCCATCGCCCGCAAGCACGGCCGCACTCCGGCCCAGGTCGTGCTGCGCTGGCACCTCCAGCTCGGCAATGTCGTGATCCCGAAGTCCGTGACCCCGTCCCGGATCAAGGAGAACATCGAGGTGTTCGACTTCAGCCTGGACGCCGAGGACCTGGCGGCGATCAGCGCGCTCAACGAGGACCGGCGTCTCGGCCCGGACCCGTCGACGTTCAACGCCGCCTGACGACACACCGGTTCGGCCGACGGTGCGGTCCCCGTCGTAGGGACCCCACCGCCGGCCGTCGTGTGTCCGGCGTCAGCGGGTACGCTCCGCGCGTCAGACGGGCTGCCCGATCGGCCGTACGACGACGGTGTTGATGTCGACGCCCTCCGGCTGCCGTACGGCCCACACCACCGAGTCGGCGATCTGGTCCGCGGTGAGCAGGTGCCCGGGCGGGAGACTGCCGTAGCTGTCCCAGAACGGCGTCTCCACACGGCCGGGGGCCACCAGGGTGACACCGACACCGAACTCGGTGACCTCACGGCGGGCGTTCTCGGCGAGCCCGGTCACCGCCCACTTCGTCGCCCCGTAGATGTTGCCGGGGCCGTGGACGAACCCGGCGACGCTGCCGATCAGCACGATCCGGCCGCGGGTCTCCTTGAGCGCGTCGATCGAGGCGCGGATGAGGAGGGCGGGGCCGAGCACGTTGGTCAGCACCATCTCGGTCCAGCCGGCGGGGTCACCCCCGGCGACGGTGTCATGGGTGGCGAAACCCGCGTTGGCGACGACCGTGTCCAGTCGGCCGAACTCCTTGAGCGTGCCGTCCACCGCGGCCCTGATGTCGCCGTATTCGGCGGCGTTGCCGACGAACGTCAACAGGCCGTCCGGATTGCCGAGTTCCTCGGCGAAGGCACGCAGGCGCAGCTCGCCGCGCCCGGTGACGGCCACCCGGTGCCCGGCGTCGAGCAGTTGCCGTGCGACCGCGGCGCCGATACCGCTGCCGCCGCCGGTGATGAGCGCGACCGGTGAATCGTCGGACATGGCTTCCCCCTGTGTTCCCCTGCGAACTCGTGGACGGCGGGGAGTACATCAGTTGAAGCGTTCTCGAAGTCAAGTACCGCAGGTTCGGCGGTAGTCGGCCGACGGGAAGTAGCGCCGCCACTCCCTCTCGGTGAGACCGGTCGACACCCGGTCGCACACCCTCCGCGCGGCCCGCTCCGGGCCGAGGGGAGGGCCCGGTCACTCAGATGAGGTGTGGCGATGTGCAACTCGCCGCCGTCCCTTGTGAATCCGAGGGCGAGCACCGAGGAGTCCCCCACGGGCAGGGACGCTGCGGGCAGAGCGGGCGTGGCCGTCTCCCAGACGTTCACCACTCCGTCGGGGTCGCTCGCGGCCACCAGGACGCCGTCGGCGGAGAAGCCGAGCGCCGGATCATGGCGGTTGGAGCCGCCGCTCCTCAGGACGGCCAGCCTGCGCCAGCTGTGCGCGTCCCACAGGGTGAGGCGGCCCCGGACGTCGGCGGCGGCGAGGTACCGGCCGTCGGGACTGAAGGCGCCCTCGGTGAGATAGTCCTCGCCCTCCACTCCCCTGATCCCCTTGAGCCGCTTGCCCGTCGAGACGCTGACGAGCATGCCCTCCGAGGTCAGCGCGGTGCGGCCGGTCGGGTCCGCGGTGACGGTGTCCCGCCGGCCGACCGCCGGGGCCCTCCTCGCCCGCACCGGCCGGCCCCGGCTGTCGAACGCGGCGGTCCGAGCCGCCCGGTCCCGCCAGGCGCTGCCGGTCAGTCCCTGGAGCGAGGGGGTGTGCACCGAACTGGTCCGGCCCTGTTCCCGGTAGCGCAGGACGCCCGCGTCGAGGTCAAGACGCAGGTCGCCCACCGCCGACGAGTCGACGGCAAAGGTGAGCAGCGGCTCGCGCGCGCTGTCGTCCGCGGGGTCGGGCAGGCCCGGGCGCCACAGGGCGAGGGCACCCAGGGTCCAGGTCAGGGCGTAGTCACCGGCGAACTCCACGCGGTATCCGCCACCGGCCAGGGGCAGCCGGGGCCGTTCCCGTCCGGCGCGGAAGTCCCAGGTGACGACACCTCCGGTGGTGACGCTCGCCACGGCCCGGCTGTCGGCGGTGAAGGTGAGCTCGTCGCCCCGGCACACGACCCGTGCGGTCGCGGCGGGCACCGTGGTGGCGACGGGGCGCGGCTCGCCGGCACGTCGGGGGAGCACTGATCACCGAGTACCTCAACCGGTCCGCACCGCGGTGTGCACCGTGTGCACCGCCAGCACGAACACATCCGCCCGCCGATGCACACTCGCCGCGTCCTCAGGATCGAGCAGCCGGTCGAGCGTGTCACGGTCGTCCGCATCCAGCCGCTCGGCAAAACCTTCCCGCAGCCGCCCCAGCGACGCGGCGATGTACGCACGGGCCCGATCGGTCGTCGGCGCCGGAAGATCCAGCATGAAGCTGCGCGTACCGGTGTGCCGCAGCCCGGCGGAGGCCATCAGCGCGGGCCAGTCCTCGACCTCGGCGACGGAGTCGGTCAACTCCGTCCGCATCTGCGCGAACCGCTCCTCCTCCAGCGCGTCGAGCCGCGCCTGGAGCCCCGGCCGCCCGATCCCGATGTCCCGGGGCAGGAAGCGTGCGGGCAGCCCGCCCTCCATCAGCGCCAGCGTGCCGCCCCGCGCCAGGCGTGCGGCGAACGCGGCGATCCCGGCGCGTTGGTCCCCGAGGTGGTGCAGGCTCCGACTGGCCCAGATGAGGTCGGCGGGGTAATCCAAGTCGTCGAGGATCGCGGGCAGTTCACCGGCGAGGGTCCCGAAGCGGTCGGCGACACCGAGCCGCGCGGCTCGGGCCCCGGCCCGCTCAAGCAGCGGTTCGGCCCCGTCGACGGCGACCACTCGGGCCCCCGGAAACGCCTCGGCGAGCAGACAGGACAGCACCCCTGGCCCACTGCCCGCGTCCACGATCAGCCCCGGCTCGGTCTGCTTGTGCCCGAGCCAGGCCAGCGCCCGCTCGTACAGCGGCGTGAACAGTTCCGCCTGGGTTTCCAGGTGCGCGGCCATCCTGGACCAGTCGATGTCGGTGTGGTCGTGGCGATGGTGACCGTGGGTCTCGTGATCGTGCGCCATGCTGCCAGCCTCTCCTCGGGATGCGGCCAGCGTGCTCCGACGCACCGCGAAGACGCCAGCGATGTTGCCACGACAGCAAAAAACACGGCAAAGCGGACGCGAAGAAACGGGGATGCGTCCACCCCGGCCGATCCCCCACGATGACTCCATGGACGATGAACTGGTGGAGCGTTTCCTCGAAGACGGATTCGTGAGGATCGAGGGCGCCTTCCCGCCACGCGTCGCCCAGCACTGCGCGTCGCTGCTGTGGCGGGAGACGGGCTACGACCCCGAGGACCCGGCCTCCTGGAAGGATCCGGTGGTCTGGGTGCCCGGAATGGCACAGGGCCCGTTCGCGGCGGCCGCCAACTCTCCGGTGCTGCACGAGGCGTTCGACCTGCTGGTGGGCGAGAACCGCTGGCAGCCCCGCTACTCACTGGGCACGTTCCCTTTGCGGTTTCCGCACGCGGAGGAACCGGACGACGCGGGCTGGCACATCGAGGGCAGCTACCTCCCCGAGGACGCGCCCGCCGGCATGTACCACACCAACCTGCGCTCCAGGGACCGCGCCCTGCTGATGCTGTTCCTGTTCAGCGAGGTCACCGAGACCGACGCCCCGACCCGTATCAGAATCGGCTCCCATCTCGACGTACCGCCGGTCCTGGAGCCGTACGGCGAACAGGGCGCCTCCTTCCTGGAGTTGGGCCCGAAGGTGGACAAGGCCTCGGCACACCGCCCGCTCGCCCACGCCACCGGCAGCCCCGGGGACGTCTACCTCTGCCACCCCTTCCTGGTCCACGCGGCCCAGCCCCACCACGGCACCAGCCCGCGTTTCATGGCCCAGCCGCCCCTGCTCCCGGCGGTGCCGTACGAGTTGAGCAGAACCGACGGCGACTATTCAGCGGTGGAGTTCGCAATCCGTCGGGGCCTGGCCCAAGAGAACTGACCAGACCCCGGGCGGCGTGATTCTTTCAGGGGCGCGGGGAACCGCGCGACCAGCCGCAACGGACCCGCAGCCGACATCGCACAGCACCCCGCATTTCCTCAGAGCGCCGGATACGCGTTCTGCATCAACTGCTGGAACTGCGCCGAGAACCAGTGCCCCGACAGCGGAGCGTTCGGCAGCGCACCGGACATGTTGTTGTTGTTCCGCGGGTTGCCGGTGTACGTCGGGTCGCACATCCGGTCGAAGCCCTTGCCCTCGTCGTTGGCGATCGCCGAGCTGGACCCGTCCGACTCACCCGGAGGCTTGATCCACACGTAGGCGTCGATCCCGGCGGCCGGGCTGGCCTTCGGGCGCTCACCGAGACCGGCACCCGACTGGTTGCACCAGTTGCCGACATGGATACGCCGGTCGAGCTTGCCGCCGTTGACGTAGGTGTCCACGTCCGTCATGGCACCGGGGCCGGTGGGCCGGGCGGAGCCGCCCCAGCCGTTGCGGCTGGTGTCGATCAGCATGCCGACGCCCGCGGGGAAGCCCTGGTTCACGGCCTCCTGCCGGAACGCCTGGGCGTAGGAGAGCTCGTCGACGTACCGGTTCCAGTCCACCCACTTGGACTCGCGCACGGACTTGCCGTTCACGGAGTCGTTGATGGTGAAGTTCTGCTCCTTCAGCGCGCTGTAGTTGGCGGTGTTGGTGATGAAACCCTGCACGTCGTTGACCGTGGCGCCCTCGGCGGTGGCCGCCTGCTTGATCGTCTGGACGGTCGCGGAGAAGTTGTCGTCCCAGCCGAGCCAGCCGTGATGCCCGGCGTCCACGTAGTTGTAGACGTTGGGGGCGTCACCGAGCTTGTTGAGCGCGTAGCCGACGCCCTTGACGTAGTTGCCGTTGGCCTTCATCGTGTCGCAGTTCGCGGTGGCCGTGGCTCGCGGCGTGACGTTGGTGACGAGGTTCGGCAGCGAGTCGAGCTCGACCGTGTTGACGATCCGCAGCGAGGCGTACTTGGGGTCGGCGAGGATCGCCGCGATCGGGTCGATGTACTGCGTCTTGTACTTGTCGATCTCCGTCGGGCCCAGTTCGCCGTTGGAGGCGAGGGCCGAGCAGTCGCGTCCGGGCAGGTCGTAGATGACCAGCTGGACGACGAGCTCTCCCGAGCCCTTCTGCTTCAGCGCCTCGTCGAGATGGGCGCGCAGGCCCATCTTGCCGCCGGTGCCGTTGATCGCGGCGATCCGGTCCAGCCACACGCCGGTGGGCTGGTTGGCGACGCGGCTGCCACCCGGCTCGGCGGCGGCGTTGGCGGACCACTCGGGGTTCACGTACACCTTGGAGCCGGCGTACGGGTTGTCGACCCGGGTGCCGGGGGTGCCGGGGTCGGTCGGGCCCGGGTCGGTGGGGCCGCCGCCGTCGACGTTGCAGGTCACACCGTCGAGGGTGAAGGTGGCCGGGACGGCGTTGGTGCCGCTGTAGCTGCCCTGGAAGCCGAAGCTGACCGAACCGCCGGTGGCGAGCGTGCCGTTGTAGGACTCGTTCGCCGCGGTGACGGCCGTCCCGCTCTGGCTGATCTTGGCGTTCCAGCCGCTGGTGACCTTCTGGTTTCCGGCGTACGCCCACTTCAGCGACCAACTCGACTTGGCCGTGGTGTTGTTGGTGACGGTGACGGCGGCGGTGAAGCCGGTGTCCCACTGGTTCTGCACCTTGTAGTCCACGGTGCAGGGGACGGCCGCGATGCCTGCGTCCCCGGGGGCCACGGCTAGCGCGGTCCCGGAGGCCCCGGCGACGAGCGCCAGGGCAGCGAGGAGCGCTGTTCTCGTACGACTCATGAGTGCGGGTTTCCTTCTCGTTCGCGGATGGTGTCCGTTGGGCGGGTGCTATCCGTTCAGGGCGCGCAGATGGTCACGCAGCCCGGTGCCGAACGCTGTGGGTGTGCCGTCGTAGCTGCTGATCAGGGACGGACCGGAGGAGCAGTCCCAGGTGTTCCAGGTCCAGCCGAGATACGACAGACCGCGGTCGTCGAACCACTTCATGACCTGGTCGATGAAGCCGTGCGCGCAGGTGTTCTCGCCGATCTCCCCTGCCACGAGGGGGACTTGGGCGGCCACCGGAGCGAGCGTGGAGTTCCAGCAGCTCTCGTTGGCGCAGGTGTTGAAGTTGTACACGTGCCAGGCGGCGGCGAGATTGCCCGCCGGGTCGGCCGGTTTGTACGTCAGCCACTGGCTGAGGTCGTTGGAGTAGGCGATCCCCCCGGCCAGGATCAGGTTGGTCGCGCCGGTGCCCCGGACGCTGTCGACGAGATCCTGCATACCGGCGACCTCGTACCCGATGCCCGGGCAGCTGCCGCCGTCCCGCCAGCACTGCCACGCCTGGGTGGTCGTGGAGGTGGCGCGGTCCGGGTAGGGCTCGTTGAACAGGTCGAAGACGACGGTGCGGTCGTTCTTGAAGGTGTTGGCCACCGAGGCCCAGAAGGAGGGCGTGTACCGCATGTCGGGCATCGGTTTCTGGCAGCTTGCGTGCACGTCGGAGCAGCCGGCGGAGTTGCCGGTGTACTGCCCGTAGGTCCAGTGCAGTTCGACCACGGGTGTCATGCCGTGCGCCTTGACCTTGGCGACCAGGTCCTTGACGGCGTTGATGTAGTTCGTCCCGGCGTAGGCCGGGTCGATGGTGGACAGGCCCAGCCAGCACTCCTCGTTGAGAGGGATGCGGACCGTGTTCGCCTTCCAGTCGGCGATCGCCTTCACGGAGGCGTCGTCGACCGGGCCGTCGAAGATGCCGCGGCCCTGGACGCACATGAACTCGCCGCCGGACCGGTTCACTCCGAGCAGACGGCGGGTCGCGCCGCCGGCGTCCACGAGCTTGTTGCCCGACACGTGGAGGACGGGGGGCCCGTCTTCCGCGGGACCCGTCGGCGCCGGCGTGGGCTCGACGGCTGTGTTGCAGCTGGTGCCGTTGAGCTTGAACGAGGTCGGAACGGCGTTGCTCCCCGACCAGGACGCGATGAATCCGGCGCTGACGCTCGCTCCGGTGGCCAGGGAGCCGTTGTAGCTCTCACTGGCCGCGGTGACCGTCGTACCGGACTGGGACCATTTCGCGTTCCAGCCCTGGGTGAGCTCCTGACCGCCGGCGAAGTCGAAGGCGAGGCTCCAACTACTCATGGCGGCCGTGTTGTTGGTGATTCTCACGGCACCCTGGAAGCCACTGTCCCACTGGCTGGTGACGGAGTACTCCACCGAGCAGGCAGGGGCGGCGCCGGACGCCGTGACCACCGGCACCGTCACGGACCCGAGGAGGGCGGCCGCGCCGGCAACGGCTGCAAGTACTGAACGCGGGGGGTGTCGCATGAGCGACTCCTTGCAGATCAGCGCGCCGTTACGGACGCGTCGACTGATGGAATCGCTCCCACTGGTGTCAAGGAAGGTAGCGCCAAGTGACGGCAAAGAACAGAGGGGTCACTTGACTTTCCCTCAGTCCCGTTCGTCGAATCTTTTCGACTCTTCAAGAGCCTTGACCCCTTGAATGGTCGTCTCCACTATGGGAGCGCTCCCACTGGTTCAAGCCTTGACTTCTCCGAGCCGCACAAGGAGGAACCAGCAATGCCCCCCACCAGGAGACGCCGGGCCGTCCGGCGATTGTGGACCGCTGTCGTGGCGGCCATGGCACTGCCGTTCGCGATGCTGAGTGCGGCTTCAACTCCCGCACAAGCAGCAGCAGTTCAGTGCAGCGTCGACTACAAGACCAATGACTGGGGTTCCGGTTTCACCGCGGATCTGACGATCACCAACCGCGGCACGGACGCCATCAACGGCTGGACCCTGACCTACGGCTACACGGGCAACCAGAAGCTGAGCAACGGGTGGAACGGGACCTGGTCCCAGTCCGGCCAGACGGTCACGGTCAACAGCGCCACGTACAACGCGAACATCGCCGCGGGCGCCGCCGTCACCACCGGCGCGCAGTTCAGCTACAGCGGCAGCAACGCGGCGCCGACGAACTTCGCGATCAACGGCACCTCGTGCACCGGCGCCCACCAGCCGCCGATCACCGTGCTGACCAGCCCGGCCGCGGGCGCGGTCTACACCCAGGGCAACGCGGTCCCGCTCGCCGCGACGGCCGCCGCCGCGGACAACGCGACCATCAGCAAGGTGGAGTTCTACGACAACACCACGCTGCTCGGCACCGACACGACGTCGCCGTACTCGCTCTCGGTCTCAAGCTTGACCGTGGGCAGTCATTCGCTGCTCGCGAAGGCGTACGACAGCCTGGGCGCGTCCGGGGAGTCGACACCGGTCGGCATCACGGTCGCCTCGGGTCCGGCGGTCGTCGCCTCGGCCACCCAACTCGCCGTCCAGCAGGGCAAGACGGGCACGTACACCGTGAAGCTGTCGACGCAGCCCTCGGCCAACGTGACCGTGGCGACCGCCCGCACCGGCGGCAACACGGGTCTCTCGGTGACCGGCGGGGCCTCGCTCACCTTCACCCCGTCGAACTGGAACACCGCGCAGACGGTGACCATCACCGGCAACGCCTCCGGCACCGGCGCGGCGACCTTCGAGTCGACGGCGACCGGCCACGCCAAGGCCTCGGTGACGGTCACCCAGATAGCGGCGACGGGCACCTACAACGCCCGCTTCCTGGATCTGTACGGCAAGATCACCAATCCGGCGAACGGCTACTTCTCCCCCGAGGGCATCCCCTACCACTCGGTCGAGACGCTGATCGTCGAGGCGCCGGACTACGGCCACGAGACCACCTCGGAGGCGTACAGCTACCTCCTGTGGCTCCAGGCCATGTACGGCAAGGTGACCGGCGACTGGTCCAAGTTCAACGGCGCCTGGGACATCATGGAGAAGTACATGATCCCCACCCACGCCGACCAGCCCACCAACTCCTTCTACAACGCCTCCAAGCCGGCCACCTACGCGCCCGAGCTGGACACGCCGAACGAGTACCCGGCGAAGCTGGACTCCTCGGTTTCGGTGGGTTCGGACCCGCTCGCCGGTGAGCTGAAGTCGGCGTACGGCACGGACGACATCTACGGCATGCACTGGCTCCAGGATGTCGACAACACCTACGGCTACGGCAACTCGCCCGGCAAGTGCGAGGCGGGACCGACGGACACCGGACCGTCGTACATCAACACCTTCCAGCGCGGCGCGCAGGAGTCGGTGTGGGAGACGGTGCCGCAGCCGACCTGCGACCAGTTCAAGTACGGCGGCAAGAACGGGTACTTGGACCTCTTCACCGGTGACTCCTCCTACTCCAAGCAGTGGAAGTTCACCAACGCCCCGGACGCCGACGCGCGCGCCGTGCAGGCCGCGTACTGGGCCGACAAGTGGGCGAAGGAGCAGGGCAAGGGCTCCGACGTCTCCGCGACCGTGGGCAAGGCCGCGAAGATGGGCGACTATCTGCGCTACGCCATGTACGACAAGTACTTCAAGAAGATCGGCAACTGTGTCGGCCCGTCCACCTGCGCGGCCGGCACCGGCAAGGACGCCTCGATGTACCTGCTGTCCTGGTACTACGCCTGGGGCGGCGCCACCGACACCTCGGCGGGCTGGGCCTGGCGCATCGGATCCAGTCACGCGCACGGCGGCTACCAGAACCTCATGGCCGCGTACGCGCTGAGCTCCTACGCCGACATGAAGCCCAAGTCGGCGACGGGCGCGGCGGACTGGAACACCTCGCTGGGCCGGCAGCTGGAGTTCTACCGCTGGTTGCAGTCCGACGAGGGTGCCATCGCGGGCGGTGCGACCAACAGTTGGGCGGGACGTTACGCGACTCCCCCGGCCGGGAAGTCGACGTTCTACGGCATGTACTACGACGAGCAGCCGGTCTACCACGACCCGCCCTCCAACCAGTGGTTCGGCTTCCAGGCCTGGTCCATGGAGCGGGTCGCCGAGTACTACCAGCAGACGGGGAACGCGCAGGCCAAGGCGGTCCTCGACAAGTGGGTCAAGTGGGCGCTGTCCAAGACCACGATCAACCCCGACGGCACCTACCAGATCCCCTCCACCCTCCAGTGGTCGGGCCAGCCCGACACCTGGAACGCGTCAAGTCCCGGCGCCAACAGCGGACTTCACGTCACCGTCGCCGACTACACCAACGACGTCGGCGTGGCCGCCGCGTACGCCAAGACCCTGAGCTACTACGCCGCCAAGTCCGGTGACACGGCGGCGAAGACGACGGCCAAGGCGCTCCTGGACGGCATGTGGACCAACTACCAGGACAGCCTGGGCATCGCGGTCCCGGAGAACCGGGCGGACTACAACCGGTTCGACGACTCGGTGTACGTCCCGAGCGGCTGGACCGGGACCATGCCGAACGGTGACGCGATCAACTCCTCGTCGACTTTCGAGTCCATCCGGTCCTTCTACAAGAACGACCCGGCCTGGTCGAAGATCCAGGCGTATCTCGCGGGCGGCGCGGTGCCGTCGTTCACCTATCACCGGTTCTGGGCCCAGGCGGACATCGCCCTGGCCATGGGGTCGTACGCGGAGCTTCTCGAATAACCAGCCCCCGCCGGGCGCTCCGCGGGTTGGACCGTTGTCGACTGCGGGTCCGTTGTGGCTGGTCGCGCAGTTCCCCGCGCCCCTGAAAGGGGCGCACCAGGCACCGTTCCCTCCCCGGAGCCGCTCGAAGGCTCCGCGTATAAGGCTCCGCCACCGGACGGCGGGGCCGCAACGGCCGGGCGGCCCCCTCCCGCACTGGGGGTCGCCCGGCACCTCTCGCACCGCAAGGAAAGCGCTTACCCCCCACGCCCCCTTTCCGGAAAGGACCCTCCCGTGCGAAGAACCCGCATCCTCACGGCCGCGCTCGCGCTCGCGGCCGGGCTGCTCGCCGGCACGCCACCCGCACTGGCGGCCGACAGCACCGCGAAGGTCTCGCTCGCCGCCGACACGTATACCTGGAAGAACGCCCGGATCGACGGCGGCGGTTTCGTGCCCGGCATCGTCTTCAACCGCAAGGAGAAGAACCTGGCGTACGCCCGCACGGACATCGGCGGGGCCTATCGCTGGCAGGAGTCGACGAAGACGTGGACGCCGCTGCTGGACTCGGTCGGCTGGGACGACTGGGGGCACACCGGCGTGGTCAGCCTGGCTTCCGACACCGTGGATCCGAACAAGGTGTACGCGGCCGTCGGGACGTACACCAACAGCTGGGACCCGAAGAACGGCGCGGTCATGCGCTCCTCGAACCGGGGCGCGAGCTGGCAGAAGACCGACCTGCCCTTCAAGCTCGGCGGCAACATGCCGGGGCGGGGCATGGGCGAGCGGCTGGCGGTGGACCCGAACAAGAACAGCGTGCTGTATCTCGGGGCGCCGAGCGGCAAGGGGCTGTGGCGGTCGACGGACTCCGGGGTCAGCTGGTCGCAGGTGGCGAACTTCCCCAACGTCGGCAACTACCAGCAGGACCCGAGCGACACCAGCGGCTACGCCAGCGACAACCAGGGCATCGTCTGGGTGACCTTCGACGAGTCGACGGGCACGTCCGGCAACGCCACCCGGGCGATCTACGTCGGCGTCGCGGACCTCCAGAACTCGGTGTACCGGTCGACGGACGCGGGCGCGACCTGGACGCGGCTCGCCGGCCAGCCGACGGGCTACCTGGCCCACAAGGGTGTCCTGGACGCGGCGGGCGGCTATCTGTATCTCTC
Encoded proteins:
- a CDS encoding glycoside hydrolase family 48 protein, with the translated sequence MPPTRRRRAVRRLWTAVVAAMALPFAMLSAASTPAQAAAVQCSVDYKTNDWGSGFTADLTITNRGTDAINGWTLTYGYTGNQKLSNGWNGTWSQSGQTVTVNSATYNANIAAGAAVTTGAQFSYSGSNAAPTNFAINGTSCTGAHQPPITVLTSPAAGAVYTQGNAVPLAATAAAADNATISKVEFYDNTTLLGTDTTSPYSLSVSSLTVGSHSLLAKAYDSLGASGESTPVGITVASGPAVVASATQLAVQQGKTGTYTVKLSTQPSANVTVATARTGGNTGLSVTGGASLTFTPSNWNTAQTVTITGNASGTGAATFESTATGHAKASVTVTQIAATGTYNARFLDLYGKITNPANGYFSPEGIPYHSVETLIVEAPDYGHETTSEAYSYLLWLQAMYGKVTGDWSKFNGAWDIMEKYMIPTHADQPTNSFYNASKPATYAPELDTPNEYPAKLDSSVSVGSDPLAGELKSAYGTDDIYGMHWLQDVDNTYGYGNSPGKCEAGPTDTGPSYINTFQRGAQESVWETVPQPTCDQFKYGGKNGYLDLFTGDSSYSKQWKFTNAPDADARAVQAAYWADKWAKEQGKGSDVSATVGKAAKMGDYLRYAMYDKYFKKIGNCVGPSTCAAGTGKDASMYLLSWYYAWGGATDTSAGWAWRIGSSHAHGGYQNLMAAYALSSYADMKPKSATGAADWNTSLGRQLEFYRWLQSDEGAIAGGATNSWAGRYATPPAGKSTFYGMYYDEQPVYHDPPSNQWFGFQAWSMERVAEYYQQTGNAQAKAVLDKWVKWALSKTTINPDGTYQIPSTLQWSGQPDTWNASSPGANSGLHVTVADYTNDVGVAAAYAKTLSYYAAKSGDTAAKTTAKALLDGMWTNYQDSLGIAVPENRADYNRFDDSVYVPSGWTGTMPNGDAINSSSTFESIRSFYKNDPAWSKIQAYLAGGAVPSFTYHRFWAQADIALAMGSYAELLE